The genomic DNA GTCTTCTCGTCGTGCATGTCTCTACCTTTCCTGGGTCTTCTGGATGAGGGCTCGCAGGTGCTCCGCGAGGTCCCGGGTCTTCGCGTCCGCCGTGTCGGCCAGGTGCAGCTCCAGCCCTGGGGCCAGCTCCCATCGGCGCCATCCCGTGGCGTGGGCGGGGGGCGGAGAGGGCGGTGCCGTGGCCGGGGGAGGACGGGGGGCGGGCGGGGGCGGCACCGTCGCGCTCGCGCTCTCGCTCTCGGCGAGCGCCCGGATCCCCTCGGCGTCCAATCGCGCCAGCTCCACCTGGATGGCGTCGAGGGGCAGGAAGCGGGCCTGCAGGACGCGGATGGCCTTGAGTCGCAGCAGGTGCTCCTCCCCGTACACCGTGTCCGGCCCCTTGAAGGGGGGAGCGGGCACCAGGCCGCGCTGGACGTAGTAGCGCACGGTCCTCGGGCTCACGCCCACCGCCTCGGCCAGCTCCGAGAGTTTCCACCCCACCTGTGTCTTCGGCGTGCTCACGAACCTGACAGTATGTCTCGACAGTCTTGGTGTCAAGAAGCCGCTGTCGATTCGCCACTGTCGGGATGTCGCGTCCGCATCCGATGCCGGACGGAGTGGGCGGGGGCGCGTTGCCGTGGCGGGAGGGCGTCCCTACGGTGGGGCGAGGTCCTTTCCAGGGGAGAACGCATGCGTCGTGCGCTGCTCATCGCGGTGGGTGTGGTGGTTGGGGTCGTGGCGTGCCGGACGACGCAGCCGCCGGGGACGGAGTTGGCGACGCCCATCCAGGGGGCGGGGGACGTGAATCCGGGCAGTATCGTCCCGGCCGAGCCTCCCGGGCCCACGGGTCCTCTGACGTTCGGAGACGGGGGGACCCCCTCGGTCCCCGAGCCCTGAGCCCCCGCCGTCATCCTCTCGGTGACAGGCGCGGACGGCTCGCGCACAGTAGTGCCCGTCGATGTGGAGAGATTCAGCTCAACCCCCTCCGGGCGTCCGGTTCCGAGGCGTGGCGCGGCTCGCCCTGATGGGGGTGGGAGTGCTGGCGCTCGGGCTGTCGTGTGTCCGGAGAGTGCCCGAGGATGCGCGAGTGGAGACGACGGTCTACGTGGCCCGCAGGATCCGGACGTTGGACGAGGAGCGGCCCGAGGCCCGGGCACTGGCGGTGCGCCAGGGGC from Melittangium boletus DSM 14713 includes the following:
- a CDS encoding helix-turn-helix domain-containing protein, with product MSTPKTQVGWKLSELAEAVGVSPRTVRYYVQRGLVPAPPFKGPDTVYGEEHLLRLKAIRVLQARFLPLDAIQVELARLDAEGIRALAESESASATVPPPPAPRPPPATAPPSPPPAHATGWRRWELAPGLELHLADTADAKTRDLAEHLRALIQKTQER